In one window of Miscanthus floridulus cultivar M001 chromosome 12, ASM1932011v1, whole genome shotgun sequence DNA:
- the LOC136496468 gene encoding uncharacterized protein, which yields MVGGGGRRAATAAALGRWCLVILAVASALGVSGPAFYWRYKKGFSSSPASTAAVAASSPSCPPCSCDCPAPLSLKSIAPGLANFSITDCGKNNPELAKEMEKQFVDLLNEELKLQQVVAEEHSHHMNATLVEAKRQATQYQREAEKCNAATETCEEAREQSEAAISKEKKLTAMWEQRARQLGWQDSRATSM from the exons ATGGTGGGCGGCGGGGGGCGCCGCGCGGCGACAGCGGCGGCGCTGGGGCGCTGGTGCCTGGTGATCCTGGCCGTGGCCTCCGCGCTCGGGGTCTCCGGCCCCGCCTTCTACTGGCGTTACAAGAAGGGCTTCTCCTCCTCCCCCGCGTCCACCGCGGCGGTGGCTGCCTCCTCCCCGTCGTGCCCTCCCTGCAGCTGCGATTGCCCGGCTCCCCTTTCCCTTAAGTCCATCGCCCCAG GGCTCGCCAACTTCTCAATAACAG ATTGTGGGAAAAACAACCCTGAGCTTGCCAAAGAGATGGAGAAGCAATTCGTCGATCTTCTTAATGAGGAACTCAAGCTGCAGCAGGTTGTAGCTGAGGAGCATAGTCACCACATGAACGCCACTCTTGTCGAAGCAAAAAGACAGGCTACTCAATACCAGCGAGAGGCAGAAAAGTGTAATGCAGCTACAGAAACCTGTGAGGAAGCTCGGGAGCAATCTGAGGCAGCAATTTCAAAGGAGAAGAAACTCACAGCAATGTGGGAACAGCGAGCTCGGCAACTGGGTTGGCAGGATTCTCGAGCCACAAGCATGTGA
- the LOC136495376 gene encoding copper transport protein ATX1-like isoform X2, whose translation MDEENDSSTKSITMEMKVYMHCDACEKKVRRTISKVKGVETIEVDREENKVTVTGDFEPEKVVKKIKKKTGKKAEIMAPEENEDEEGNGEETYVPYGDPLLYPADADVPDEFQSYRPERWNFHYFDDENAQACMVM comes from the exons ATGGATGAAGAAAACGATAGCTCTACGAAG AGCATCACAATGGAAATGAAAGTATACATGCATTGCGACGCTTGCGAGAAGAAAGTGCGCCGTACCATCAGCAAAGTCAAAG gcgTCGAGACGATAGAGGTGGACAGGGAAGAGAACAAGGTCACGGTGACAGGAGATTTTGAGCCTGAGAAGgtggtgaagaagatcaagaagaAGACCGGGAAGAAGGCGGAGATCATGGCTCCCGAGGAAAATGAGGACGAGGAAGGCAACGGAGAAGAAACTTACGTTCCTTACGGTGATCCATTGTTGTACCCTGCTGATGCAGATGTCCCCGATGAGTTTCAGAGCTATAGACCGGAAAGATGGAACTTCCATTACTTTGATGACGAGAACGCACAAGCGTGTATGGTAATGTAG
- the LOC136495376 gene encoding heavy metal-associated isoprenylated plant protein 19-like isoform X1 yields the protein MSIQVSVPVRTMDEENDSSTKSITMEMKVYMHCDACEKKVRRTISKVKGVETIEVDREENKVTVTGDFEPEKVVKKIKKKTGKKAEIMAPEENEDEEGNGEETYVPYGDPLLYPADADVPDEFQSYRPERWNFHYFDDENAQACMVM from the exons ATGTCCATTCAG GTTTCAGTGCCAGTGCGGACCATGGATGAAGAAAACGATAGCTCTACGAAG AGCATCACAATGGAAATGAAAGTATACATGCATTGCGACGCTTGCGAGAAGAAAGTGCGCCGTACCATCAGCAAAGTCAAAG gcgTCGAGACGATAGAGGTGGACAGGGAAGAGAACAAGGTCACGGTGACAGGAGATTTTGAGCCTGAGAAGgtggtgaagaagatcaagaagaAGACCGGGAAGAAGGCGGAGATCATGGCTCCCGAGGAAAATGAGGACGAGGAAGGCAACGGAGAAGAAACTTACGTTCCTTACGGTGATCCATTGTTGTACCCTGCTGATGCAGATGTCCCCGATGAGTTTCAGAGCTATAGACCGGAAAGATGGAACTTCCATTACTTTGATGACGAGAACGCACAAGCGTGTATGGTAATGTAG
- the LOC136496845 gene encoding LOW QUALITY PROTEIN: trafficking protein particle complex II-specific subunit 120 homolog (The sequence of the model RefSeq protein was modified relative to this genomic sequence to represent the inferred CDS: deleted 2 bases in 2 codons), translated as MEPGLSIESGSAIRVAVLPVGGPIPPPRLREYAALVARHARVDLASLRTYYAEHQKSPFQHQPWETGCLRLKFVLGGCVPSPWEDFQSSRKVLAVIGICHLPSSPDLDRVAADFIDAARSYPSALANRCFAFCPTDAQLSGKKRDDIIMFPPSDQQSLELHMLTMIQDLAASLLMEFEKWVLRAESTGTILKTPLDSQSSLGSEEVIKAKKRRLGRAQKIIGDYCLLAGSPVDANAHYTTAIELTRLTGDVFWHAGALEGSVCALVVDRMGQSDPVLEDEVKYRYYTIIQLYRRATLQDNAQRVSPVSFELEAALKLARYLCRQELAKEVSDLLMGAADGAKALIDASDRLILYIEIARLFGTLGYKRKAAFFSRQVAQLYLQQDNAYAAMSAMQVLTMTTNAYHVQSRKTMKMNHDLSKEPRAGNTDSGKVHAQSIVSLFESQWSTLQMVVLREILMSSIRAADPLSSWSAAARLLRSFYPLITPAGQSGLASSLANSADKLPTGTRCADPCLPFIRLHSFPLHPSQRDIVKRNPHKKEWWTGAGPSGPFIYTPFSKAGASGTSKQEVSWIVGEPVQVMVELANPCSFDLVVESIYLSVHSGNFDAFPVSVSLPPNTSKLVLLSGIPTKVGQISIPGCIVHCFGVITEHLFKEVDCLLLGAAQGLVLSDPFRCCGSSKFKSVNFPSISVVPPLPLLVANVVGGDGSILLYEGEIRDVLITLTNAGTMPVEEANVALLGKNQDSVISIAHSTWKSALPIKPGGEVTFAVTLRAWHLSSADLETDGGRSPANSRRIAREGINPLLDIHYAGRSSVLLASLENGDVSLPPGRRLVVPLNICVVQGMRLVRARLLSMEIPARFTETHLKPVSGKDINLLKIDPYKGSWGLRLLELELFNPTDVVFDVDVTVHLDDADVDQEVISEGDAACHKTRIDRDYSARVLIPLENFKLPVLDASFFVKESSSDEPLGSRAAAVAERNAKAELNASINNLISKIKVKWHSGRNSSGELNIKDAIQAALQASIMDILLPDPLTFSFKLAKNGTVINDDSSKDSGSVLRCKDPISAHEMTHMEVQIRNNTKEIIQMNLSISCKDVAGENCFDENSATVLWAGVLSDIHLEVPPLQELIHPFCMYFLVPGDYSLQAASVIIDATDVLRARAKAESPDEPILCRGSPFHIRVVGTA; from the exons ATGGAGCCCGGGCTGAGCATCGAGTCCGGTTCCGCCATCCGCGTCGCGGTGCTCCCCGTGGGCGGCCCGATCCCGCCGCCGCGCCTGCGCGAGTACGCGGCGCTGGTGGCGCGCCACGCGCGCGTCGACCTCGCCTCGCTCCGCACCTACTACGCGGAGCACCAGAAGAGCCCTTTCCAGCACCAGCCCTGGGAGACCGGGTGCCTCCGCCTCAAGTTCGTGCTCGGCGGCTGCGTGCCTTCGCCCTGGGAGGACTTCCAGTCCTCGCGCAAGGTGCTCGCCGTGATCGGCATCTGCCACCTACCGTCCTCGCCCGACCTCGACCGCGTCGCGGCGGACTTCATAGACGCTGCACGGTCGTACCCGTCTGCGCTCGCCAACCGGTGCTTCGCCTTCTGCCCCACGGACGCACAA TTGTCGGGGAAGAAGAGGGACGATATTATTATGTTCCCTCCTTCTGATCAGCAATCACTGGAACTTCATATGCTTACAATGATCCAAGATCTTGCTGCTTCTTTGTTGATGGAGTTTGAGAAGTGGGTCTTGCGTGCAGAATCCACAGGAACTATTTTGAAGACCCCATTGGATTCACAATCCAGTCTTGGCTCAGAGGAG GTAATTAAGGCTAAAAAAAGAAGGCTGGGTCGTGCGCAAAAGATAATAGGAGATTATTGCCTCTTGGCTGGATCGCCTGTGGACGCTAATGCACATTACACCACCGCTATAGAGCTTACAAGACTGACTGGTGATGTTTTCTGGCATGCTGGAGCCCTTGAGGGTAGTGTCTGCGCATTAGTG GTAGATAGGATGGGCCAAAGTGATCCTGTTTTGGAGGATGAAGTCAAATATCGCTATTACACCATTATccagctatacagaagagccactTTACAAGATAATGCTCAAAG AGTTTCACCTGTGAGCTTTGAGCTTGAAGCTGCCTTGAAGTTGGCAAGATACTTGTGCAG GCAAGAACTTGCCAAGGAGGTCTCAGATTTGTTAATGGGAGCTGCAGATGGTGCCAAGGCTCTGATTGATGCCAGTGACCGGCTCATACTATATATTGAAATCGCAAGACTTTTTGGTACACTTGGTTATAAGCGCAAGGCGGCCTTTTTTTCAAGACAAGTTGCACAGTTGTACCTTCAGCAAGACAATGCATAtgctgctatgagtgctatgcaGGTTCTAACTATGACTACAAATGCATACCATGTCCAAAGCCGAAAGACTATGAAAATGAATCATGATTTGTCCAAG GAACCTCGTGCTGGCAATACTGATTCTGGAAAGGTGCACGCTCAGTCTATAGTGTCATTGTTTGAGTCACAATGGAGTACCCTCCAAATGGTGGTTCTAAGAGAAATATTGATGTCATCAATCCGGGCCGCTGATCCACTCTCATCATGGAGCGCTGCAGCTCGTCTTCTTCGATCCTTTTACCCACTCATCACACCAGCTGGTCAGAGTGGCCTAGCAAGCTCACTTGCAAACTCTGCTGACAAGCTTCCAACA GGCACACGCTGTGCCGATCCATGTCTTCCTTTTATCAG GTTGCATTCTTTCCCGCTTCACCCTTCTCAAAGGGATATAGTAAAGCGGAATCCACATAAAAAGGAGTGGTGGACCGGTGCAGGTCCTTCAGGACCTTTCATTTATACTCCTTTCAGCAAAGCAGGAGCTTCTGGGACTTCCAAGCAAGAGGTTAGTTGGATTGTGGGGGAGCCGGTTCAAGTCATGGTTGAGTTAGCAAACCCTTGCAGCTTCGACCTAGTTGTGGAGAGCATCTATCTCTCTGTTCATTCTGGGAATTTTGATGCCTTTCCAGTTAGCGTTAGTCTTCCACCTAACACTTCAAAATTAGTTTTGTTATCTGGTATTCCAACAAAAGTCGGACAAATATCAATTCCTGGGTGCATTGTTCATTGCTTTGGTGTTATTACAGAACACCTATTCAAAGAGGTCGATTGTTTGCTCCTTGGAGCTGCACAAGGGCTTGTCCTTTCTGATCCTTTCAGATGCTGTGGCTCTAGCAAGTTTAAGAGTGTCAACTTTCCTAGCATTTCTGTTGTTCCTCCTCTGCCATTGTTAGTTGCCAATGTTGTGGGTGGAGATGGTTCTATTCTTCTTTATGAAGGAGAAATTCGTGATGTTCTGATAACACTGACAAATGCCGGAACCATGCCAGTTGAAGAAGCAAATGTTGCATTGTTAGGGAAGAATCAGGATTCTGTTATTTCGATTGCCCATAGCACATGGAAATCTGCGCTCCCTATTAAACCAGGTGGAGAAGTGACATTTGCCGTAACACTAAGAGCTTGGCATCTCAGCTCAGCAGATTTGGAAACAGATGGCGGTAGATCTCCTGCAAATTCAAGGAGAATAGCAAGAGAAGGAATCAATCCATTATTGGATATTCACTATGCTGGTAGGTCATCA GTCCTGCTTGCGAGTCTTGAGAATGGAGATGTTTCACTTCCACCTGGAAGACGCCTGGTTGTTCCCTTGAATATCTGTGTTGTGCAGGGCATGCGTCTTGTAAGAGCACGCCTGTTGTCCATGGAAATACCTGCTCGATTTACTGAAACACACTTAAAACCTGTCAGTGGCAAAGACATTAACTTATTGAAGATCGATCCCTATAAAGGAAGCTGGGGGCTCCGCCTTCTGGAACTTGAGCTTTTTAATCCTACAGATGTCGTTTTTGATGTTGATGTTACTGTACATTTGGATGACGCGGATGTGGATCAAGAAGTAATTTCAGAGGGCGATGCTGCTTGTCACAAAACTAGAATTGATCGCGACTACTCTGCCAGAGTTCTCATACCTCTTGAGAACTTCAAATTGCCTGTTCTTGATGCTTCCTTCTTTGTAAAGGAAAGTAGTAGTGATGAACCTCTTGGATCCAGGGCTGCCGCCGTAGCAGAAAGGAATGCCAAGGCAGAGCTAAATGCGTCTATCAACAACCTGATTTCAAAAATAAAAGTGAAATGGCACTCTGGGAGAAATAGCTCAGGTGAGCTGAATATTAAAGATGCTATCCAGGCGGCATTACAAGCATCTATAATGGACATACTGTTGCCAGATCCTCTGACGTTTAGCTTTAAACTTGCTAAGAATGGAACTGTGATCAATGATGATTCTTCAAAGGATTCTGGCAGTGTTCTGAGGTGCAAAGATCCTATATCTGCTCATGAAATGACCCATATGGAAGTTCAAATTCGCAACAACACAAAGGAAATTATTCAGATGAACCTTAGCATTTCATGCAAAGATGTTGCAGGAGAGAATTGCTTCGATGAAAATAGTGCAACTGTCCTCTGGGCTG GTGTTCTTAGCGATATACACCTGGAAGTTCCACCGTTGCAAGAG CTGATACATCCTTTTTGCATGTACTTCCTCGTACCGGGTGACTACTCGCTCCAAGCTGCTTCTGTTATAATCGACGCCACAGACGTTCTTCGTGCTCGCGCAAAGGCAGAGTCACCAGATGAACCTATACTGTGTCGAGGATCCCCGTTCCATATCCGGGTAGTCGGTACAGCATAG
- the LOC136495923 gene encoding small ribosomal subunit protein uS17-like, which produces LSLQTERAFLKQPKVFLCSKKAAKGNKPGKGGNRFWKNIGLGFKTPREAIEGTYNDKKCPFTGIVSIRGRIIAGTCHSAKMNRTIIVRRNYLHFVKKYQRYEKRHSNIPAHISPCFRVKEGDHVIIGQCRSLSKTVRFIVVQLMPARSLCGALEK; this is translated from the exons TTGTCTCTGCAGACGGAAAGGGCTTTCTTGAAGCAGCCCAAGGTGTTTCTCTG TTCCAAGAAGGCCGCCAAGGGGAACAAGCCTGGCAAGGGAGGAAACAGGTTCTGGAAGAACATTGGCCTTGGTTTCAAGACACCCAGGGAAGCCATTGAAG GAACCTACAATGATAAGAAATGCCCATTCACTGGCATTGTGTCTATCAGGGGTCGCATCATCGCCGGAACATGCCACAGTGCTAAGATGAATAGGACCATCATTGTTCGTAGGAATTATCTTCACTTCGTCAAGAAGTACCAGAG GTATGAGAAGAGGCACTCCAACATCCCTGCGCACATTTCACCATGCTTCCGTGTCAAGGAAGGAGATCATGTGATCATTGGCCAGTGCAG GTCACTGTCAAAGACTGTAAGGTTCATTGT CGTCCAGTTAATG cctgcaagaagcttgtgtggtgctctggagaag